Proteins encoded in a region of the Zunongwangia endophytica genome:
- a CDS encoding erythromycin esterase family protein, whose protein sequence is MTRIFTLALLMLSFIINAQQLKTIPLLAPGSNTYDNLDFLKEKLQDKNIVMLGEQTHMYASIFEMKIRIIEYLHQELGYNTIAMESPIYDIWKMNQTGFEPYKFNKAIWGVWGNNEEFQRLVNYIETNDLKVIGVDSQVMNTSNFTDDFFDFIEENNLRLKLDENDLGIIIEGILENSTFDDSDLNFSQFKREIESIIRQIEKRTNTETNYYWVQFTKSLLASANDVYENSKPILSEDFINKQHNFRDAQMADNLISYVERNPKEKIIVWADNIHIMLDNSSINEPIIGGFISAGTYIKEKLRDNVYSLATIHANDSLYDDGRRKWEKTPIKTGSFEDILRKKQADYLFIDAHQKAMDKSYDSRLLSFINFYELRLNEFHDGYIFLKQATLPKSESKAITKAKEDTITESKIASPKAEKEKSGKIITLKGKLIDATNNEAVAFANLIMKEEQIYRVADENGHFELSVNERMFKESSVEISSMGYKSKIIALEELQKEIQLEPSFESLAEVVISAHLTPISVLKKAVKAKYKNHTKEDFNYQRYSHIILNAKDTTFIDVDLITANHDNGFKSENRTTKRVEQIRWNKNLAKNVYKNTWQFFSFREDPIRYANILHKRKYKKFDLEFVSSGLAEDKGNYIIAFRTSRNKWNYTNRGYPTAYSGKVYIDKASFAIIKVVENWETHLDEKEVEKHYSYRRDHQDEKSLIIKEENIAYYNKIYNGKHYPSKYLRRNYKEGEYNNGKKVSNVFEIESYLYDYEFEDVEEINYEYFGKEEQTLLNRIDYDPEFWNDFESKTLKN, encoded by the coding sequence ATGACCAGAATATTCACTTTAGCCCTTTTAATGCTATCATTTATCATAAATGCTCAGCAATTAAAAACAATTCCGCTTTTAGCGCCCGGAAGTAATACATATGATAATTTAGATTTTCTAAAAGAAAAGCTTCAAGATAAAAATATCGTCATGCTGGGGGAACAAACCCATATGTATGCGAGTATCTTCGAAATGAAAATTCGAATTATTGAATACCTGCATCAGGAATTAGGCTATAATACCATTGCTATGGAATCTCCAATTTATGATATCTGGAAAATGAACCAAACGGGATTTGAACCCTATAAGTTTAACAAGGCCATATGGGGAGTTTGGGGAAATAATGAAGAATTCCAGCGCCTGGTAAATTATATTGAAACGAATGACCTTAAAGTTATCGGAGTTGATTCTCAGGTCATGAACACCTCAAATTTCACTGACGATTTTTTTGATTTCATTGAAGAAAATAATCTACGTTTAAAACTCGATGAAAATGATTTAGGAATTATAATTGAAGGGATTTTAGAAAATTCAACTTTCGATGATTCAGACCTAAATTTTAGTCAGTTTAAAAGAGAAATTGAATCTATAATTCGGCAAATTGAAAAACGAACAAACACTGAAACTAACTATTATTGGGTGCAATTCACTAAAAGTCTATTAGCTTCCGCAAACGACGTTTATGAAAATTCGAAGCCCATTCTTTCCGAAGATTTCATAAATAAACAACATAATTTCAGGGATGCTCAAATGGCAGACAACCTAATTTCTTATGTTGAAAGAAATCCAAAGGAGAAAATTATAGTTTGGGCAGATAATATTCATATCATGCTAGATAATTCTTCCATAAATGAACCAATAATAGGAGGGTTTATTTCCGCAGGAACTTATATCAAGGAAAAACTTCGAGACAACGTTTACAGTCTAGCAACAATTCATGCTAACGACTCTCTATATGATGATGGAAGAAGGAAATGGGAAAAAACACCTATAAAAACTGGCTCTTTTGAGGATATACTTCGTAAAAAACAAGCGGATTATTTGTTTATAGATGCTCATCAAAAAGCAATGGATAAATCTTACGATTCTCGGTTATTAAGTTTTATAAATTTTTATGAGCTTCGATTAAATGAATTTCATGATGGCTATATATTCTTGAAACAGGCAACCTTACCTAAAAGCGAAAGTAAAGCAATAACTAAGGCTAAAGAAGATACTATAACAGAAAGTAAAATTGCTTCGCCTAAGGCTGAAAAAGAAAAGTCTGGTAAAATCATCACATTAAAAGGAAAACTTATAGACGCTACAAATAACGAAGCGGTAGCTTTTGCAAACTTGATTATGAAGGAGGAGCAAATTTATAGAGTTGCCGATGAGAATGGTCATTTTGAGCTTAGCGTAAACGAAAGAATGTTTAAAGAATCTTCTGTTGAAATTTCTTCAATGGGTTATAAAAGTAAAATTATTGCTTTAGAAGAATTACAAAAGGAAATACAACTTGAGCCTAGCTTTGAGAGTTTAGCTGAAGTTGTCATTTCAGCTCATTTAACTCCAATTTCTGTATTAAAAAAAGCAGTTAAAGCAAAGTATAAAAATCATACAAAAGAGGACTTTAATTATCAACGCTATAGCCATATTATACTGAATGCCAAAGACACTACTTTTATTGATGTAGACCTGATTACAGCGAATCACGACAATGGTTTCAAATCTGAAAACCGAACTACTAAACGAGTAGAACAAATACGATGGAATAAAAATTTAGCTAAAAATGTTTATAAAAATACATGGCAATTTTTCAGTTTTCGAGAAGATCCTATTCGTTATGCTAACATTTTGCATAAACGAAAATATAAAAAGTTCGATTTAGAGTTTGTAAGCTCAGGATTAGCGGAGGATAAAGGCAATTATATTATTGCATTCAGAACCAGCCGAAATAAATGGAATTACACCAATAGAGGCTATCCTACCGCCTATTCCGGCAAAGTTTATATCGATAAAGCTAGTTTTGCCATAATCAAGGTGGTGGAAAACTGGGAAACCCATTTAGATGAAAAAGAAGTTGAAAAGCACTATTCTTATAGGAGAGATCACCAAGATGAAAAAAGCCTCATTATAAAAGAAGAAAATATAGCTTATTATAATAAAATCTATAATGGTAAACATTACCCATCCAAATATCTTAGACGTAATTATAAGGAAGGAGAATATAACAACGGAAAGAAAGTAAGTAACGTGTTTGAAATCGAATCTTATCTATACGATTATGAATTTGAGGATGTAGAGGAAATAAATTATGAATATTTTGGAAAGGAAGAGCAAACGCTTTTAAACCGTATAGATTATGATCCTGAGTTTTGGAATGATTTTGAATCTAAAACCCTAAAAAACTAA
- a CDS encoding enoyl-CoA hydratase/isomerase family protein has protein sequence MSYQNILVEEGDAILYITIDRPSKLNALNKDTIQELHEAFVEAEEDEDIKIIILTGSGEKAFVAGADISEFADFSPEEGKKLAAEGQAKLFDLVANFPKPVIAAINGFALGGGLELAMAAHFRTASENAKMGLPEVSLGVIPGYGGTQRLSQIVGKGRAMEMIMTAGMIDANQALRYNLVNHVTPQGELIEFTEKLASKIMNNSMVAIEGAIKAINASCEKGVNGFEIEINEFGNAFGTEDFKEGTSAFLNKRKADFPGK, from the coding sequence ATGAGTTATCAAAATATTTTAGTTGAAGAAGGAGATGCGATTTTATACATCACGATAGATAGACCCTCTAAACTGAACGCTTTAAATAAAGATACCATTCAAGAACTTCACGAGGCTTTTGTTGAGGCTGAAGAAGATGAAGATATCAAAATAATTATTCTTACCGGAAGTGGGGAAAAAGCTTTTGTTGCTGGTGCAGATATTAGTGAGTTTGCTGATTTTTCTCCGGAAGAAGGTAAAAAGCTTGCGGCTGAAGGCCAGGCAAAATTGTTTGATTTAGTGGCTAATTTTCCGAAACCTGTAATCGCAGCGATTAATGGATTTGCGTTAGGTGGCGGATTAGAATTGGCAATGGCAGCACATTTTAGAACGGCTTCAGAAAATGCAAAAATGGGATTACCAGAAGTTTCTCTTGGCGTGATTCCTGGATATGGAGGAACGCAGCGCTTATCTCAAATAGTAGGGAAAGGTCGTGCAATGGAAATGATTATGACTGCCGGAATGATCGATGCCAATCAGGCTCTACGATATAATTTAGTGAATCATGTAACTCCGCAAGGCGAGCTTATAGAATTTACGGAAAAGTTGGCTTCTAAAATTATGAATAACTCGATGGTCGCTATCGAAGGCGCCATTAAAGCTATAAATGCCAGCTGCGAAAAAGGCGTAAATGGATTTGAGATTGAAATTAACGAATTTGGAAATGCATTTGGAACCGAAGATTTTAAAGAGGGAACTTCAGCCTTTTTGAACAAACGGAAAGCCGATTTTCCTGGGAAATAA
- a CDS encoding sensor histidine kinase, which translates to MKLLKLSLRTRIFISMILLVLGASILIAGVTVYQYKEEAEDYHRERLERKEQAIRENINFVLASTTYVVDTENISPIFKQNQKIYEMSQVHEMQINIYDLEGKLLISSKENFFKDTTDYTISAPILKKLEASSNRRYLLKGESDGEKFQSSYTYITDQKFKPLAILYLPYLQDDSVLNRDLNDFLMRLGEVYLFMLAIAIIMSYFLSKYITKSLKIISEKINQTRLDKRNQKIELSNASEEIYALISAYNSMIDELEESAVKLATNEREQAWREMAKQVAHEIKNPLTPMRLSVQSFERRFDKDDSEIEHKVNEFCDTLINQIDTMSSIASAFSNFAKMPAQQNETLNVPKITKLALDIFNENYIVFHSEKEEILAKFDRTQLIRVITNLVKNAIQAMDDVSDPKIVVDIQEEEKTVCISISDNGHGITEENREKIFEPKFTTKSSGMGLGLAMVKNIVETYKGTINFISKPGKGTIFKVRFPK; encoded by the coding sequence ATGAAGCTTTTAAAATTATCCTTACGTACTCGTATTTTTATCTCCATGATTCTTTTGGTGCTGGGAGCTTCTATTTTGATAGCCGGGGTTACGGTATATCAATATAAAGAAGAAGCCGAAGATTATCACCGCGAGCGTTTAGAACGAAAAGAGCAGGCCATTAGAGAGAATATTAATTTTGTGTTGGCAAGTACCACTTATGTGGTCGATACTGAAAACATTTCTCCTATTTTTAAGCAGAACCAGAAGATTTACGAAATGTCTCAGGTTCACGAAATGCAGATTAATATTTACGATCTTGAAGGGAAATTATTAATAAGCTCAAAAGAAAATTTTTTTAAGGATACCACAGATTATACAATTTCCGCCCCTATTCTTAAAAAGCTTGAAGCTTCTTCTAACAGACGTTATTTATTAAAAGGGGAATCCGATGGCGAGAAGTTTCAGTCATCTTACACCTATATTACCGATCAAAAGTTTAAACCTTTAGCGATACTTTATCTTCCGTACCTTCAGGATGATAGTGTGCTTAATCGTGATTTAAATGATTTTTTAATGCGCTTGGGCGAGGTGTATCTTTTTATGCTGGCGATCGCGATAATCATGTCTTATTTTCTTTCAAAATATATTACAAAGTCGCTTAAGATTATTTCAGAAAAAATTAATCAGACTCGTCTGGATAAGAGAAACCAAAAAATCGAACTGAGCAATGCTTCCGAAGAGATTTATGCGCTTATTTCAGCTTACAATAGTATGATCGACGAGCTCGAAGAAAGTGCGGTGAAGCTGGCGACTAACGAGAGAGAACAAGCCTGGCGAGAAATGGCCAAACAGGTAGCACACGAAATTAAAAATCCGCTTACACCAATGCGATTAAGTGTGCAAAGTTTTGAACGTAGATTTGATAAAGATGATTCTGAAATCGAGCATAAGGTAAATGAGTTTTGCGACACCTTGATAAATCAGATCGATACGATGAGTTCGATTGCTTCAGCCTTTTCCAATTTTGCTAAAATGCCGGCGCAGCAAAACGAGACACTCAATGTGCCTAAAATCACCAAATTAGCGCTGGATATTTTTAATGAAAACTATATTGTATTTCATTCAGAAAAAGAAGAAATCCTTGCGAAGTTCGATCGTACGCAGCTTATTAGAGTGATTACCAATTTGGTTAAAAATGCCATCCAGGCGATGGATGATGTTAGCGATCCAAAAATTGTTGTGGATATCCAGGAAGAGGAAAAAACGGTGTGTATAAGTATTTCTGATAATGGCCACGGAATTACAGAAGAAAATCGCGAAAAGATCTTCGAGCCTAAATTCACCACAAAATCTAGCGGTATGGGTCTGGGCTTGGCAATGGTTAAAAATATCGTAGAAACTTATAAGGGAACTATAAATTTCATCTCAAAACCAGGGAAAGGTACTATCTTCAAAGTTCGTTTTCCTAAGTAA
- a CDS encoding CopD family protein → MEYYNYIKSLHLIFVITWFAGLFYIPRLFIYQIEAFDKPEPDKSILGNQLKLMAKRLWFIITWPSAVLATLFAVILLIMQPVWLQQGWMHVKLGFVILLIAYHLKTHHIFKQLQVDKVKYTSSQMRLWNEGATVILFSVIFLVIVRSALNWIFGVLGIFALGILLMLGIKLYKKIRSKNPDA, encoded by the coding sequence TTGGAATATTATAATTATATAAAATCGCTTCATCTTATTTTTGTGATCACCTGGTTTGCAGGTCTTTTTTATATTCCGCGTTTATTTATTTATCAAATCGAAGCTTTCGACAAACCTGAACCAGATAAGTCGATTTTAGGAAACCAGCTAAAGTTAATGGCTAAGCGTTTGTGGTTTATTATTACCTGGCCATCTGCTGTTTTGGCGACTTTGTTTGCTGTGATTCTGTTAATTATGCAGCCGGTTTGGTTGCAGCAAGGTTGGATGCATGTAAAACTTGGGTTTGTTATTTTATTAATAGCCTATCATTTAAAAACGCATCATATTTTTAAACAACTTCAGGTAGATAAAGTAAAATATACATCCTCGCAAATGCGCCTTTGGAATGAAGGAGCTACAGTTATCCTTTTTTCAGTAATATTTCTAGTGATTGTTCGTAGTGCGCTTAATTGGATTTTTGGCGTGCTGGGGATATTTGCACTCGGTATATTATTGATGCTGGGAATTAAATTGTACAAAAAGATCAGATCTAAAAACCCCGATGCTTAA
- a CDS encoding ZIP family metal transporter, with translation MTIIVVLVVSFALILGAVWGIYGNLSDKLEGFLVALAGGALIVSAIIELIDPATKEASLALALAFVFAGASVFVFLDYLVKKKWGANGGGGLLAAITLDGIPENLALGVALIGAGPMQVAALAGSIFLSNLPEAAGGAKGMVENGRSTKSVLILWAGTAFILALAAILGNYFLADVSNDILSYIRCFAGGAVVASLATEVFPKAFKKDDYFAGLATALGLILAFLLNSLKK, from the coding sequence ATGACAATAATCGTAGTTTTAGTAGTATCCTTCGCTTTAATACTTGGAGCAGTTTGGGGTATTTATGGTAATTTATCTGATAAGCTAGAAGGTTTCCTAGTTGCTTTGGCAGGTGGAGCATTAATTGTTTCAGCAATCATAGAACTTATCGATCCAGCCACCAAAGAAGCTTCTTTAGCTTTGGCATTGGCATTTGTTTTTGCTGGCGCATCTGTATTCGTATTTTTAGATTATTTGGTTAAGAAAAAATGGGGAGCTAACGGTGGTGGAGGTCTGCTTGCTGCAATTACTTTAGATGGTATCCCAGAGAATCTAGCCCTAGGAGTGGCGCTTATTGGTGCGGGTCCCATGCAGGTCGCCGCCCTTGCAGGATCAATTTTTCTATCTAATTTGCCAGAAGCTGCTGGCGGTGCCAAAGGAATGGTAGAAAATGGAAGGTCAACAAAAAGTGTTCTAATCTTATGGGCAGGAACTGCTTTTATTTTGGCGCTTGCGGCCATTCTTGGAAATTATTTTTTGGCAGATGTATCAAATGATATTCTTTCGTATATAAGGTGCTTTGCAGGCGGTGCTGTTGTGGCAAGTTTAGCTACAGAGGTTTTTCCAAAAGCTTTTAAAAAGGACGATTATTTTGCTGGGCTTGCAACAGCCTTAGGGTTAATTCTTGCATTTTTATTAAATAGCCTTAAGAAATAA
- a CDS encoding MATE family efflux transporter gives MAKVSSEALGNESIGKLLIRQAAPASIGILVMSLNILVDTIFVGNWIGSTAIAAINVVLPISFFIAALGMSIGIGGSSIISRALGANNDKKALKTFGNQITLTLLLCVSLVILGLVFINELIPAFGGKGDIFEPAKIYYRVVLYGVPILALNMMGNNVIRAEGKPTFAMVSMIIPSVGNIIGDYLLINVMDLGMYGAAWATTGSYFVCFLYVLWFFTFSGKSELKIDFSHFRLHLPIIKEIGSLGFVTLARQAVVSIIYLLMNNILFDLAGEDGVAVYAIIGRMLMFALFPVLGITQGFLPIAGYNYGAEKYQRVRSAINKAILYACLMGVVIFGLIMEFSREIAMVFTQNEGIIERTPSAMRWVFAATPIVALQLIGAAYFQAIGKAVPALLLTLSRQGFFFIPLVLILPKYYGELGVWISFPIADLLSTIVTGYFLNREIKKNLNLTEK, from the coding sequence ATGGCGAAAGTAAGCTCAGAGGCGCTAGGAAATGAGTCTATAGGAAAACTTTTAATTAGGCAGGCGGCACCGGCATCGATAGGGATTCTGGTGATGTCTCTCAATATCTTAGTAGATACCATCTTTGTAGGAAACTGGATTGGTTCTACTGCCATTGCTGCCATCAATGTAGTGTTGCCTATATCCTTTTTTATAGCCGCTTTAGGGATGTCTATCGGTATTGGTGGATCTTCTATTATCTCTCGAGCACTTGGAGCTAATAACGATAAAAAAGCACTAAAAACTTTCGGAAATCAGATCACACTTACACTATTGCTTTGTGTGAGTTTGGTCATTTTAGGCCTTGTTTTTATTAATGAGCTTATTCCGGCTTTTGGCGGTAAGGGCGATATTTTTGAACCGGCTAAAATTTATTATCGTGTTGTGTTATATGGGGTTCCAATCCTCGCGTTAAACATGATGGGTAATAACGTGATTAGAGCTGAAGGAAAACCAACCTTTGCCATGGTTTCCATGATTATTCCTTCTGTAGGGAATATTATAGGAGATTATCTGCTTATCAACGTGATGGATTTGGGAATGTATGGTGCCGCATGGGCAACAACAGGATCATATTTTGTCTGTTTTCTATACGTATTGTGGTTTTTTACATTCTCCGGAAAATCAGAATTAAAAATTGATTTTAGCCATTTTAGGCTGCATTTACCCATTATTAAAGAAATTGGATCTTTAGGATTTGTCACCTTAGCGCGACAAGCGGTAGTGAGTATTATTTATTTATTGATGAATAATATCCTTTTTGATCTTGCTGGTGAAGATGGTGTCGCCGTTTATGCAATTATTGGCCGAATGCTAATGTTTGCGCTATTTCCTGTACTGGGAATTACACAAGGATTTTTACCTATCGCCGGCTATAATTATGGCGCAGAAAAATATCAGCGGGTAAGAAGCGCTATCAACAAAGCGATCTTATATGCTTGTTTAATGGGGGTGGTAATTTTTGGGCTAATCATGGAATTTTCGAGAGAGATTGCCATGGTCTTTACCCAAAATGAAGGAATTATCGAAAGAACACCTTCGGCTATGCGTTGGGTATTTGCTGCAACCCCGATTGTTGCCTTGCAATTAATTGGCGCTGCTTATTTTCAGGCGATAGGAAAAGCTGTTCCGGCGCTATTGCTTACCTTATCTAGACAAGGCTTCTTCTTTATTCCATTAGTGCTTATTTTGCCAAAATATTATGGTGAATTAGGAGTTTGGATTAGTTTCCCAATAGCCGATTTACTTTCTACTATAGTCACCGGTTATTTTCTAAATCGTGAAATAAAAAAGAACTTGAATCTCACAGAGAAATGA
- the hemH gene encoding ferrochelatase yields MSKGVLLVNLGSPDSTDPKDVKKYLGEFLMDGRVIDLPYFFRALLVKGIILNTRPKKSAAAYQKIWWEEGSPLIVLSERLQKKVDDQTAVPIALAMRYGTPNIYDGLKELKEQGVDEVLLFPLYPQFAMATTETIIVLAEELRQKHFPEMQFTSVPAFYNHPDYVRVLANSIQEKLNGLDIEHLLFSYHGVPERHIRKSDITNSHCKIDGSCCQTASSAHQFCYRHQCYETTRLVAEYLQLKKDSYSVSFQSRLGFDPWLKPYTDRTIERFGKQGIKKMAVVTPAFVSDCLETLEEIAMEGEEIFHEVGGKEFTVIPCLNDREDWVKMLSRWVDEWAHQKPVEA; encoded by the coding sequence ATGAGCAAAGGTGTACTTCTTGTAAACTTAGGATCTCCCGATAGTACAGATCCAAAAGACGTAAAAAAATATTTAGGTGAATTTTTAATGGATGGTCGGGTAATCGATCTGCCTTATTTTTTCCGTGCTTTATTGGTTAAAGGAATTATCCTGAATACCAGACCTAAAAAGTCGGCAGCGGCTTATCAAAAAATTTGGTGGGAAGAAGGTTCTCCTTTAATTGTTCTTTCTGAAAGGTTACAGAAAAAAGTAGACGATCAAACTGCGGTACCAATAGCTTTGGCGATGCGCTACGGCACACCAAATATTTATGATGGTTTAAAAGAATTGAAAGAGCAGGGCGTAGACGAGGTTTTACTTTTTCCGCTATACCCACAATTTGCGATGGCCACTACAGAAACTATTATAGTTTTAGCTGAAGAATTGCGCCAGAAACATTTCCCGGAAATGCAATTTACTTCTGTTCCCGCTTTTTATAATCACCCAGATTATGTGCGTGTTTTAGCGAATAGTATTCAAGAAAAACTGAACGGTTTAGACATCGAGCATTTATTATTCTCATATCACGGTGTTCCAGAACGTCACATCCGTAAAAGTGATATTACAAATTCACATTGTAAAATTGATGGAAGTTGTTGTCAAACAGCATCTTCAGCACATCAATTCTGTTATCGCCACCAATGTTATGAAACCACAAGGTTGGTAGCAGAATATCTTCAGCTTAAAAAAGATTCTTATAGTGTTAGTTTTCAATCTCGATTAGGATTTGATCCATGGTTAAAACCGTACACCGATCGTACGATCGAGCGTTTCGGAAAACAAGGAATTAAAAAAATGGCGGTAGTAACTCCGGCTTTCGTTTCCGATTGTTTAGAAACATTGGAAGAAATAGCCATGGAAGGAGAAGAGATTTTCCACGAAGTTGGCGGAAAAGAATTTACTGTTATACCATGTTTAAACGATCGCGAAGACTGGGTGAAAATGTTATCTCGTTGGGTAGACGAATGGGCGCACCAAAAACCGGTTGAGGCATAA
- a CDS encoding ThuA domain-containing protein yields MKRIHLLFLLLFLGGSMLHAQQNILIFYKTEGFKHESIPTGIKALKEIAEENTWEVTATDNAEIFVSELSKIDVVLFLNTTGDVFNESQQKDFRNYIEEGGNFFGIHAATDTEFDWPWYGKFIGAYFESHPHIQQAKINIEKPNHLTVSHLPENWIRTDEWYNFKNINPEIQILLTLDESSYEGGKNGNDHPIAWFQEFEGGGKMIYTAGGHSKESYSEAYFREHLERCLKYLID; encoded by the coding sequence ATGAAACGAATTCACTTATTATTTCTACTGTTATTTTTGGGAGGTAGCATGCTTCATGCGCAGCAAAATATCTTGATTTTTTATAAAACGGAAGGTTTTAAGCACGAATCAATTCCTACTGGAATCAAAGCTTTAAAAGAAATTGCTGAAGAAAATACCTGGGAGGTTACTGCTACCGATAATGCTGAAATATTTGTTTCAGAATTGTCAAAAATTGATGTTGTTCTATTTCTAAATACAACAGGTGATGTTTTTAACGAATCTCAGCAAAAGGATTTCAGAAATTATATTGAAGAGGGCGGAAATTTCTTCGGAATTCACGCAGCGACAGATACTGAATTCGATTGGCCTTGGTATGGAAAGTTTATAGGCGCTTATTTTGAAAGTCATCCACATATTCAGCAAGCAAAAATCAATATTGAAAAGCCAAACCATCTTACGGTATCTCATCTTCCTGAAAACTGGATTCGAACAGACGAATGGTATAATTTTAAAAATATAAATCCTGAAATCCAGATATTATTAACTTTAGACGAATCTTCTTACGAAGGCGGAAAAAATGGGAATGATCATCCTATTGCTTGGTTTCAGGAATTTGAAGGTGGCGGTAAAATGATATATACCGCTGGCGGTCACTCCAAAGAATCCTATAGCGAAGCTTATTTTCGAGAACATTTAGAACGATGCCTTAAATATTTGATCGATTAG
- a CDS encoding AraC family transcriptional regulator: MEEGKNIAISLSEETKVEDGFHIIKFQNETSDSQIVEREIDSSFIQFHFNVKGESKFIFNDGRYELPLAEEKSLLLYNPQQNLPLNVALGPKSWLVTLVISIKKFHALFSEEADYITFLSTDNKDKKYYKDSPISPSMAIVLNQVMNFNLTPTIKSLYFKAKAYELLSLYFNRAEDANIEQCPFLSDEENILKIRKAKDIVISRMAEPPSLQELSDEINLSLKKLKEGFKQIYGDSVYSFLFDYKMEYARKLLDSGEYNVNEVGLRVGYSTSSHFIAAFKKKFGTTPKKYVMSLPAAH; encoded by the coding sequence ATGGAAGAGGGAAAAAATATCGCTATAAGTTTATCTGAAGAGACAAAAGTTGAAGATGGATTTCATATCATTAAATTTCAAAATGAAACATCTGATAGTCAGATTGTTGAGCGTGAAATTGATAGTAGTTTTATACAATTTCACTTTAATGTAAAAGGAGAGAGTAAGTTTATTTTTAATGATGGTCGTTACGAATTACCTCTAGCTGAAGAGAAATCGCTATTGCTCTATAATCCGCAGCAAAATCTACCTCTAAATGTTGCGTTGGGACCTAAATCGTGGTTGGTGACATTGGTGATTTCTATTAAGAAGTTTCATGCGTTATTTTCTGAGGAAGCCGATTATATTACCTTTCTAAGTACCGATAATAAAGATAAAAAATACTATAAAGATTCGCCAATATCGCCTTCTATGGCAATTGTGCTGAATCAGGTGATGAATTTTAATTTAACACCAACCATTAAAAGTTTGTATTTTAAGGCAAAAGCTTACGAGTTGTTGAGTCTGTATTTTAATAGAGCGGAAGATGCAAATATTGAGCAATGTCCTTTTTTAAGTGATGAAGAAAATATTCTGAAAATTAGAAAAGCCAAAGACATTGTGATTTCCAGAATGGCAGAACCACCTTCGCTTCAGGAGCTGTCAGATGAGATCAATCTAAGCTTGAAGAAACTAAAAGAAGGATTTAAGCAGATCTATGGCGACTCGGTGTATAGTTTTCTTTTCGATTACAAAATGGAATATGCCCGTAAATTGTTGGACAGCGGAGAATACAATGTAAACGAGGTTGGCCTGCGAGTGGGATATAGTACTTCAAGTCATTTTATTGCAGCTTTTAAGAAAAAGTTCGGCACAACACCCAAAAAGTACGTAATGTCATTACCGGCGGCGCATTAA